The region CTTGAGCATCGCCGGTGTGATCATCGCCGAGACCACCCTGTCGTTTTTGGGCATCGGCGTGCCGCCGGGCACCCCTTCCTGGGGCGCGATGCTCGACGCCGGCGTGGCCTACCTTTTGGTCGCGCCCCATCTCTCGGTCGTGCCCGGCATCGCGATCATGCTGACGGTCTTGGGTTTCAACTTTTTGGGCGACGCGCTCCGCGATCGCTACGACGTGAGAAATTGACGCAAACCCCCCTTTGAAAAAGGGGGGTTGGGGGGATTTAGAAATGCAACGAATTCATCTCCCGACATGAAAGATTGACAATGCCTCTAACCAAATTGAAAAAAACCGTGGGATCGCTGCTGGTGGTCGGATTCGAGGGCCACCGGGTCACCGATTCGCTGGAGAACTTTCTCCAGCAGTGGGACCTTGGCGGGGTCATCCTCTTCAAGCGCAACATCGAGTCCTTCGAGCAGGTGCGGGAGCTGAACCGCACGATCGACGTTTTGGCCAAGGCCGCGCCGATCGTCTCGGTCGATCATGAAGGCGGCCGGGTCTTTCGCCTCCCCGAGCCTTTCACCGCTTTTCCGCCGATGCGGCTGGTCGGCGAGGCCTGCCTCCGCGACGGCAGCGGGGCCGCGGCTGAGGAGGTCGGCCGGATCTTCGCCCGGGAGCTGCGGGCCGCCGGCTTCAACGTCGATTACGCCCCGGTCCTTGACGTCGACAGCAATCCCCTAAATCCGATCATCGGCGACCGTGCCTTTTCCAGCGACCCCGAGGCGGCGTCCGAAGCGGCCTTGTCCTTTTGGCGGGGGCTCGAAGCCGAGGGAGTCCGAGGTTGCGGCAAACATTTTCCCGGC is a window of bacterium DNA encoding:
- a CDS encoding glycoside hydrolase family 3 N-terminal domain-containing protein encodes the protein MPLTKLKKTVGSLLVVGFEGHRVTDSLENFLQQWDLGGVILFKRNIESFEQVRELNRTIDVLAKAAPIVSVDHEGGRVFRLPEPFTAFPPMRLVGEACLRDGSGAAAEEVGRIFARELRAAGFNVDYAPVLDVDSNPLNPIIGDRAFSSDPEAASEAALSFWRGLEAEGVRGCGKHFPGHGDTREDSHLTLPVIDKPEKEMVLCEWVPFVKAIRAGIPLLMTAHVLFPALDKDWPA